The following are from one region of the Coffea eugenioides isolate CCC68of chromosome 2, Ceug_1.0, whole genome shotgun sequence genome:
- the LOC113762974 gene encoding uncharacterized protein LOC113762974, which translates to MTVRTMMDCKVCTASGDFLWRVRPGIAGGGGGASMGQMDGGFSPSDGEHDLAMMVSEFLEYGSSGGADSRCSSDSESGLCDIADLADKISYHKLAMDQFEIDTLSVVNSLLLSTSEKDLLHVKSGLCNASCIRFSLVKLLRLSGYDAGVCAAKWPGSSKVPGGDHEYIDVVNYTNGGSSSSERLIIDIDFRSHFEIARAVESYDRMLNSLPVVFVGSLTKLKQFLQVMVEAARSSLKQNSMPFPPWRSLPYLQAKWQSPYERNFSPEEPNAYGWSSLEHKQCGGHLRRLQSELEIERLLKPVKSNSWKPKPDNRWRRSSYMTL; encoded by the exons ATGACGGTGCGGACGATGATGGACTGTAAAGTTTGTACGGCATCAGGAGATTTTTTGTGGCGGGTGAGACCGGGGATTGCAGGAGGCGGAGGTGGCGCAAGTATGGGACAGATGGACGGAGGGTTTAGTCCGTCGGATGGCGAACATGACCTGGCGATGATGGTGAGTGAATTCTTGGAGTATGGGAGTAGCGGGGGAGCTGACTCCAGGTGTAGCAGCGATAGCGAGTCTGGATTGTGCGATATCGCTGACCTCGCGGACAAAATTTCT TATCACAAGCTGGCAATGGATCAATTTGAGATAGACACGCTTTCGGTGGTTAATTCACTTCTGTTATCTACAAGCGAGAAGGACCTTCTGCACGTCAAGTCTGGTTTATGTAATGCCAGCTGCATCAGATTTTCCTTGGTGAAGCTTCTGAGGCTTTCTGGTTATGATGCTGGTGTTTGTGCAGCCAAGTGGCCTGGCAGTTCCAAGGTTCCTGGAG GGGATCATGAGTACATCGACGTGGTTAACTACACGAATGGTGGAAGCTCAAGCTCTGAACGTCTGATAATTGATATTGATTTCCGTAGTCACTTTGAGATTGCTAGAGCTGTGGAGTCCTATGATAGAATGTTGAATTCACTTCCTGTAGTTTTTGTGGGCTCTTTGACAAAGCTGAAACAGTTCCTTCAGGTTATGGTTGAAGCTGCTAGATCTTCTCTGAAGCAGAATTCAATGCCTTTCCCCCCTTGGAGATCTCTTCCTTATTTGCAAGCTAAGTGGCAGTCTCCCTATGAAAGAAATTTTAGTCCTGAGGAACCCAATGCTTATGGATGGTCTTCTTTGGAGCATAAACAGTGTGGTGGACATTTGAGGAGACTGCAGTCTGAGCTTGAAATTGAGCGACTGTTGAAGCCTGTGAAGAGCAATAGTTGGAAGCCAAAGCCTGACAATAGGTGGAGGCGCTCCTCGTATATGACTCTTTGA